The Elgaria multicarinata webbii isolate HBS135686 ecotype San Diego chromosome 1, rElgMul1.1.pri, whole genome shotgun sequence genome has a window encoding:
- the LOC134401951 gene encoding uncharacterized protein F54H12.2-like: MAFIHCGSEECAKSELDLFNIGPTQTSIERSLFIEVPPLSALSDSAPLDFYIPGNGEDYMDLNNTLLYVCCKIVNPDGTNLAVNEEVGLVNYPIASLFSQLDVTLGDRLISQSNNSYPYRGYFEAVLNYSQATLETQFSTALFFKDVAGEHESADLEGDNTGFIRRANLTAQSRKIDLLGHLHSDLFFQEKLLLNGVDVKIKLTRSKDAFCLMSDVAARPFKLQIVAASLFVKKVRVAPGVRLGHAEALLTSNAKYPVDRVSMKVFSIPRGSRVANQENLFLGQLPKQVIIGMVDNDAYSGDYHKNPFNFQHFNTNFAALYLDGEQIPTKPFQPCFEDGNCVREYMSLVQAAGKHMKDRALLINREEYARGYTLFAFDLTPDQEGGDHYSLIKTGNLRAEFRFSRALPDTINMIVYGVFDSLIQINNRRSVLFDYM; the protein is encoded by the coding sequence ATGGCTTTCATCCACTGCGGCTCTGAAGAATGCGCTAAATCTGAACTTGATTTATTCAACATTGGCCCAACACAGACCAGTATTGAGAGAAGCCTGTTTATAGAGgtaccccctctctctgccctttCAGACTCTGCACCACTGGATTTCTACATTCCAGGGAATGGGGAAGATTATATGGACTTAAATAACACTTTGCTTTATGTGTGTTGCAAAATTGTCAATCCTGACGGAACCAACCTCGCTGTAAATGAGGAGGTAGGCCTGGTGAATTATCCAATAGCATCCCTCTTTAGTCAGCTGGATGTGACACTTGGCGATCGTTTAATAAGCCAAAGCAACAATTCCTATCCCTATCGAGGGTATTTTGAAGCTGTGCTAAACTACAGTCAGGCTACCTTGGAGACACAATTCTCTACAGCCTTGTTTTTCAAAGATGTCGCTGGCGAACATGAATCTGCGGATCTGGAGGGAGATAATACCGGTTTTATTAGAAGGGCAAATCTGACCGCGCAAAGCAGGAAGATAGATCTGTTGGGTCATCTCCACTCCGACCTGTTTTTCCAAGAAAAGCTGCTCTTAAATGGGGTTGATGTGAAAATCAAACTTACCCGGAGCAAAGATGCCTTCTGCTTAATGTCTGACGTTGCAGCTAGGCCTTTCAAACTTCAAATTGTGGCAGCCTCACTTTTTGTTAAAAAAGTCAGAGTAGCTCCAGGTGTACGTCTGGGCCATGCCGAAGCGTTGCTGACCTCTAACGCCAAATATCCTGTGGACCGTGTCAGCATGAAAGTGTTTAGCATTCCTAGAGGGAGCCGTGTAGCCAATCAGGAAAACCTGTTTTTGGGTCAATTACCTAAGCAAGTTATTATCGGTATGGTCGACAATGACGCTTATAGCGGTGATTATCataaaaacccatttaattttcaacattttaatacCAATTTCGCGGCCCTTTACCTGGATGGAGAACAGATACCCACCAAACCTTTTCAACCGTGTTTTGAGGACGGAAATTGTGTCAGAGAATACATGAGCCTTGTACAGGCTGCTGGCAAACACATGAAAGACCGGGCGCTTTTAATTAACCGTGAGGAGTATGCCAGAGGTTACACCCTGTTTGCATTTGATCTAACCCCCGATCAAGAGGGGGGTGACCACTATTCTTTGATTAAAACAGGAAACCTGAGGGCGGAATTTCGCTTTAGTAGAGCCCTGCCTGACACTATAAATATGATTGTTTATGGCGTTTTTGATAGCTTAATTCAGATTAATAACCGACGTAGTGTTCTTTTTGACTATATGTAA